A single window of Ammospiza caudacuta isolate bAmmCau1 chromosome Z, bAmmCau1.pri, whole genome shotgun sequence DNA harbors:
- the PRXL2C gene encoding peroxiredoxin-like 2C: protein MAGPPAPPVTQQVGRERGCGRRPEQEQLREAARCPVLDADGRSVPFQALYAEQKAIVLFVRNFLCYTCKEYVEDLAKVPKAFLQESNVRLIVIGQSSYHHIKPFCSLTGYTHEMYVDPQREIYKILGMKRGEGNKASVRSPHVKSNTLLGSIRSIWRAMTGPAFDFQGDPAQQGGALILGPGNDVHFLHLDKNRLDHVPINTILQLAGVKTVNFSNKPQIIDI from the exons ATGGCCGGGCCGCCGGCGCCCCCGGTCACGCAGCAGGTcgggcgggagcggggctgcgggcggcggccggagcaggagcagctgcggGAGGCCGCCCGCTGCCCGGTGCTGGACGCGGATGGCAGGAGTGTCCCCTTCCAGGCCCTATACGCGGAGCAGAAAGCGATCGTGCTGTTCGTGCGG AACTTTTTGTGTTACACCTGCAAGGAGTACGTAGAAGATCTGGCAAAAGTCCCCAAGGCATTTTTACAA GAATCAAATGTGAGGCTTATAGTTATTGGACAGTCATCATATCATCACATCAAG CCTTTTTGCAGTTTAACAGGATATACACATGAAATGTATGTAGATCCACAAAGAgaaatttataaaatacttGGGATGAAAAGAGGTGAAGGTAATAAAGCATCAG tTCGGAGCCCTCATGTGAAATCAAACACTCTTCTGGGAAGTATTAGAAGTATATGGAGAGCAATGACTGGCCCAGCTTTTGATTTTCAAGGAGAccctgctcagcagggaggagctTTGATTTTAGGCCCAG GCAACGACGTTCATTTTTTGCACCTTGATAAAAACAGGTTGGATCATGTTCCCATTAATACAATCTTGCAGCTGGCAGGAGTTAAAACAGTGAATTTCTCAAACAAACCCCAGATTATTGACATATGA